From a single Candidatus Thorarchaeota archaeon genomic region:
- a CDS encoding GTP-binding protein: MSRLYKKFVNERVAGLIDEAERIRNCTIIAHIDHGKTTLADSLIAASGLLSEEVAARARLLDYDLIEQERGITIKASNITLLHKWRGKDIVVHLIDTPGHIDFSSHVTRGLRLTDGALIVVDVIEGIMVQTETVTRQAMQELVRPTLFVNKVDRLITERRLGTKKVADEITKLVREFNTMLGKYLDDDRLEEWEVSFKKGSLVIGSALDKWGIGLETLKAHAGGSESPSDLARAFVSILEDCVKAYDEEQEELLQKRYPLAPVVLDALVTTTPDPIRAQGYRVPQFWRGHENTQFVKSLMTCDKNGHCVIIIADVRPDRHAGTVATGRVLSGRLERARPLRNLRSENVDKTLQVGITMSRSRIALPVVPCGNIAFLTGLQDVAIGDTLVDAESKEGWPMTDLQYPTEAVVTYTIEPKRLSELSSIKEPIMQFVATDPALEFTVNPETGEMLLSGAGELHVEIAIEKLARQGIEVRLGEPMVLFKEQMTHNGTEITSGAEDTSQFTVRAELTVDNAPPTKDILIADASAGNYLIDDSKTIGPHIDGFEWVREAFTTLMRSGPVAGERMRRVTLRILKTHLYSEKPETTWRDVTQPLLQAARESVISGDPVLMEPWIQLEITAPEEHVGVISSILARRKGHVLQIDSERSLYKVQAEIPVRESFGLARELRTATSGWATWGARPGEYRPVGQRE; encoded by the coding sequence TTGTCAAGGCTCTACAAGAAGTTCGTAAATGAGCGAGTTGCGGGGCTAATTGATGAAGCAGAGAGAATTAGAAATTGCACGATTATTGCCCATATTGATCACGGTAAGACCACTCTTGCTGACTCGCTGATTGCGGCCTCAGGCCTCCTCTCGGAGGAGGTGGCGGCCAGAGCAAGACTTCTTGATTATGACCTTATTGAACAAGAACGTGGCATCACGATCAAGGCCTCGAACATCACACTCCTCCATAAATGGAGGGGAAAAGACATAGTAGTTCATCTGATCGACACACCGGGACATATTGACTTCTCCAGTCATGTCACACGAGGCTTACGGCTTACTGATGGCGCACTGATCGTCGTGGATGTGATCGAGGGGATCATGGTACAGACGGAGACCGTCACAAGACAGGCCATGCAGGAGCTTGTCAGGCCAACACTATTTGTCAATAAAGTGGATCGGTTGATCACTGAACGACGACTTGGAACGAAAAAAGTGGCAGACGAGATCACTAAACTGGTCCGCGAGTTTAACACGATGCTGGGCAAATATCTTGATGATGATAGACTGGAAGAATGGGAGGTCTCGTTCAAGAAGGGGTCTCTCGTTATAGGCTCTGCACTTGACAAATGGGGCATCGGACTCGAAACCCTGAAGGCCCACGCTGGTGGAAGTGAGAGTCCATCTGATCTTGCACGAGCATTCGTTTCGATCTTGGAGGACTGTGTAAAGGCGTATGATGAAGAGCAAGAGGAGCTTTTACAGAAGAGATATCCGCTTGCCCCAGTTGTCCTTGATGCACTTGTGACTACAACACCCGACCCAATTCGGGCACAGGGATATAGAGTCCCTCAATTCTGGAGAGGACACGAAAACACACAATTCGTCAAATCCCTCATGACCTGTGATAAGAACGGGCATTGCGTCATCATCATTGCGGATGTCAGACCAGACAGACATGCAGGAACCGTTGCCACCGGACGTGTTCTATCGGGAAGACTTGAGAGAGCTCGGCCACTTCGAAATCTCCGTTCAGAAAATGTAGACAAGACATTGCAGGTGGGAATCACAATGTCCCGAAGTCGTATTGCGCTTCCTGTCGTTCCCTGTGGAAATATTGCCTTTCTCACCGGACTACAAGATGTCGCCATAGGAGACACCTTAGTCGATGCAGAGTCCAAAGAGGGGTGGCCAATGACTGACCTCCAGTATCCCACTGAGGCTGTTGTCACCTATACCATTGAACCCAAGAGGCTAAGTGAACTGTCCTCTATAAAGGAACCAATTATGCAGTTTGTGGCGACAGATCCGGCACTGGAGTTCACAGTCAATCCGGAGACTGGCGAGATGCTTCTATCAGGGGCGGGGGAACTTCATGTTGAGATCGCTATCGAAAAGCTTGCGAGACAGGGGATAGAAGTCCGCCTAGGAGAACCAATGGTGTTATTCAAAGAGCAGATGACACACAATGGTACGGAGATCACAAGTGGAGCGGAGGACACTAGTCAATTCACTGTGCGGGCTGAACTCACTGTTGATAATGCGCCACCCACGAAAGACATTCTTATTGCAGACGCCAGTGCAGGAAACTATCTCATTGACGACTCTAAGACGATCGGTCCACATATTGACGGGTTCGAATGGGTCCGAGAGGCATTTACAACGCTTATGCGTAGTGGACCGGTCGCAGGGGAGAGGATGCGACGAGTCACTCTGAGGATTCTCAAGACGCACCTCTATAGCGAGAAACCAGAAACAACCTGGAGGGATGTGACACAACCGCTCTTGCAGGCTGCGAGAGAGAGTGTCATAAGTGGAGACCCTGTTCTCATGGAGCCATGGATACAGCTTGAGATCACAGCACCGGAAGAACATGTGGGGGTCATCTCATCGATCCTCGCGCGGAGAAAGGGGCATGTGCTTCAGATAGACTCGGAACGGTCCTTATACAAAGTTCAAGCGGAGATACCTGTACGAGAATCTTTTGGACTGGCAAGGGAATTGCGAACAGCAACATCGGGCTGGGCAACGTGGGGTGCAAGACCGGGAGAGTACAGACCAGTGGGGCAGCGCGAATGA
- a CDS encoding thioredoxin family protein, translating into MTDEEDSMSEEENDSNLVEIVFFKSDTCAFCSRAEQILRETIEDFGPEMFKITTYNITHEPERAEEFGVFALPTIIIGGMSVTGIPEPETILKMILGFKMGMRS; encoded by the coding sequence TTGACGGACGAGGAAGATAGTATGTCTGAAGAGGAAAATGACTCGAATCTTGTAGAAATCGTCTTCTTCAAGTCTGACACATGTGCCTTTTGTTCACGTGCTGAACAGATACTACGCGAAACAATTGAGGATTTTGGTCCTGAGATGTTTAAGATCACGACATACAATATAACCCATGAGCCAGAGAGAGCTGAAGAGTTTGGAGTGTTTGCACTACCTACGATCATTATTGGGGGAATGTCCGTGACAGGAATTCCCGAACCTGAGACGATACTCAAGATGATATTAGGCTTCAAAATGGGAATGAGGAGTTGA
- a CDS encoding Lrp/AsnC family transcriptional regulator, with amino-acid sequence MTIDNIDKEIISILLKDGRKSLSEIGNKLGMSHVAVSKRLDKMINENILRVTAGVNAEKLDIKILFMGIETESSEVADRILKKYRDCPRLLVLSPVTGRYNLFAVMVVEDTWSLESVVGTCSMRTEPGVRKSESWFGNAPLVPEFLPVDLAPAHKKDDTTPCGRKCYECSRYEMGKCVGCPPTKEYNGLLWASPKTQPKRQRKSKS; translated from the coding sequence ATGACTATCGACAATATAGACAAAGAGATAATATCGATCCTTCTCAAAGATGGAAGGAAGAGTTTGTCCGAGATTGGGAACAAACTTGGAATGTCACACGTTGCCGTCAGTAAACGACTCGACAAGATGATCAATGAGAATATTCTACGTGTGACTGCTGGTGTGAACGCCGAAAAGCTGGACATCAAGATCCTCTTCATGGGCATAGAGACCGAGTCCAGTGAGGTGGCGGATCGCATCCTCAAGAAATATAGAGATTGCCCGCGGTTACTCGTTCTCTCCCCTGTGACTGGAAGATACAATCTATTTGCGGTGATGGTCGTTGAGGACACATGGAGCCTCGAGTCAGTGGTAGGAACGTGCAGTATGCGAACAGAACCGGGTGTCAGAAAATCTGAGAGCTGGTTTGGAAATGCTCCGCTCGTCCCCGAGTTCTTACCAGTCGATCTCGCACCCGCACACAAGAAAGATGACACCACACCATGTGGGCGGAAATGTTACGAGTGCAGCAGATACGAGATGGGCAAGTGTGTGGGGTGCCCACCGACCAAAGAATACAATGGTCTTCTCTGGGCATCACCAAAGACCCAACCGAAGCGCCAGAGAAAGAGCAAGAGTTAA
- a CDS encoding WD40 repeat domain-containing protein codes for MASEELSLFLKPKILRPQASHGSEITRRFAMNRVGRMIAAAMQDRSIRFFDVENGTEVQKIQDDFLCTSIAFSPRGDIVVTGGVDRLIKIWDIKTGERLATLEGHSYPILSLSFSPDGDKFVSGSGDTTLMVWDVDNLQSLHHLKGHSLYVVGCEWDPLGNRIISAGVDGAIGVWDPNSGEQIDWIQEHRTAVHSIHFSSDGSLLASGSSDLSIVIWDATGKSLAKQKKLMGHSAEVRTVAFSSDSKYLASGSSDKDLFIWKLDDYTRAGESTTFSEVDGLEWLPNTHSFITADGTGAIVRWEVNELGSILAPFNALLAEIQSDTDHSRRDELIQKYEALKSQYDPEVLRDKRVFYALWQCRKGLGLLKGKPRGA; via the coding sequence ATGGCATCAGAGGAATTATCCCTCTTTCTAAAACCAAAGATTCTACGACCACAGGCTTCTCATGGTTCAGAGATCACTCGGCGCTTTGCAATGAATCGAGTCGGTAGAATGATTGCCGCAGCAATGCAGGATCGAAGCATTCGCTTCTTTGATGTAGAAAATGGTACTGAGGTTCAGAAGATCCAGGATGATTTCCTCTGCACTTCTATTGCCTTTAGTCCACGTGGCGATATTGTAGTGACTGGTGGTGTAGATCGGCTCATCAAGATCTGGGACATCAAGACTGGTGAGCGTCTGGCAACATTGGAGGGTCATTCTTATCCGATTCTTAGTCTATCGTTCTCACCTGATGGGGATAAGTTCGTGTCAGGTAGTGGGGACACCACGCTCATGGTCTGGGATGTTGATAATCTTCAGAGCCTCCATCATCTCAAGGGTCACTCTCTGTATGTGGTCGGGTGCGAGTGGGACCCCTTGGGCAATCGCATTATCTCGGCAGGAGTTGATGGAGCGATTGGCGTCTGGGACCCGAACTCTGGTGAACAGATCGATTGGATTCAGGAACATCGTACTGCTGTGCACTCAATTCATTTCTCATCTGATGGATCTCTTCTTGCATCGGGCTCGTCCGATCTCAGTATTGTGATCTGGGACGCGACGGGAAAGTCCCTTGCCAAACAGAAAAAGCTCATGGGTCATTCGGCAGAGGTCAGGACTGTGGCCTTTAGCTCCGATTCCAAATATCTTGCATCCGGCTCCAGTGACAAAGACCTCTTCATCTGGAAACTGGACGATTATACACGTGCGGGTGAGAGTACCACATTCAGTGAGGTGGATGGTCTGGAATGGCTTCCTAACACGCACTCTTTCATAACGGCTGATGGTACTGGTGCTATAGTCCGTTGGGAAGTGAACGAGCTTGGCTCAATTCTTGCTCCCTTCAATGCGTTGCTTGCAGAGATACAATCAGACACGGATCATTCTCGTCGTGATGAACTGATTCAAAAGTATGAGGCACTCAAGTCACAATACGATCCTGAGGTCCTTCGAGATAAGCGTGTTTTCTATGCCCTATGGCAATGTCGAAAGGGTCTAGGCCTCCTGAAAGGGAAACCCCGTGGTGCATAG
- a CDS encoding N-acetyltransferase, translating into MSDIFIHSKAVVDDGAQIGDGTKVWHFAHVRGSAKIGKNCIIGKDVYIDADVVIGDRVKIQNGVSVYHGVTIEDDVFCGPHMTFTNDMYPRAFSETWEVAKTLVKKGASIGAHATIVCDTVLGEYCLVGSGSVVTKDVPAHGLVAGNPARLIGFVCKCGHPLREIVTQDDEVVIMKCSSCGEETKIPKSDYEKVG; encoded by the coding sequence ATGAGCGACATATTCATCCACTCAAAGGCCGTCGTTGATGATGGAGCCCAGATCGGAGATGGGACAAAGGTCTGGCACTTTGCCCATGTTCGAGGAAGCGCGAAGATAGGCAAGAACTGCATTATCGGAAAAGATGTCTATATTGATGCAGATGTCGTCATCGGCGATCGTGTAAAGATACAGAATGGGGTCTCCGTATATCACGGAGTGACCATTGAAGATGATGTATTCTGTGGTCCTCACATGACCTTTACAAATGATATGTATCCGCGAGCGTTCTCCGAGACCTGGGAAGTTGCAAAGACCCTTGTCAAGAAGGGTGCCTCAATAGGTGCTCATGCGACCATTGTCTGTGATACCGTGCTTGGGGAATACTGTCTGGTCGGTAGTGGCTCAGTGGTCACAAAAGATGTTCCTGCACATGGTCTCGTTGCCGGCAACCCCGCAAGACTGATCGGATTCGTGTGCAAGTGCGGGCACCCACTTCGTGAGATCGTGACCCAAGACGACGAGGTTGTCATCATGAAGTGCTCTTCCTGTGGAGAAGAAACCAAGATCCCAAAGAGCGACTATGAAAAGGTTGGGTAG
- a CDS encoding GTP-binding protein: MPSEYRFKVVMLGDGAVGKTALTMRFTEDYFESDYKRTIGSDFAIKRIDVPSRDATVTVQVWDLAGQQRFEVVRQSFYRGARGGLLVYDVTRRRTFINLDRWRKEAFDSLNREIPLIVVANKIDLKDSRIVSAEEGEEYARKIDSIYVESSALTGHNVEESFVKLCEIMIDSVTTKP; this comes from the coding sequence TTGCCGTCAGAGTACCGATTCAAAGTGGTAATGCTGGGAGATGGAGCCGTGGGCAAGACTGCATTAACCATGAGGTTCACAGAGGACTACTTTGAGTCTGATTACAAACGAACCATTGGTAGTGATTTTGCTATCAAAAGAATAGATGTGCCAAGCAGAGATGCAACCGTGACAGTACAGGTCTGGGATCTGGCAGGTCAGCAGCGATTTGAAGTGGTTCGCCAATCATTTTATCGTGGTGCACGAGGCGGACTGCTGGTCTATGATGTCACACGAAGAAGGACCTTCATAAATCTCGACAGGTGGAGGAAAGAGGCGTTCGACAGCCTCAATCGAGAGATCCCGCTCATTGTCGTCGCCAACAAGATAGATCTCAAGGACAGTAGAATAGTATCGGCCGAAGAGGGAGAGGAATATGCACGGAAAATAGACTCGATCTATGTCGAGTCAAGTGCATTAACTGGACATAATGTCGAGGAATCTTTTGTCAAGCTCTGTGAGATAATGATCGATTCGGTGACAACGAAGCCGTAA
- a CDS encoding roadblock/LC7 domain-containing protein codes for MRDEVAMKRPDYAALAGILEDMNQEGGYTASILARDDGLLMASAANPTTNREVVAAMSGYIAATAERMRKELGLGELRDISVRCSAGKAVFRKISPAGSQPLILAAIMPNNVRYHSRALGKAATKIRRLLK; via the coding sequence GTGAGAGATGAAGTTGCAATGAAACGCCCCGATTATGCAGCCCTTGCAGGAATACTTGAAGACATGAATCAGGAGGGCGGATATACCGCCTCAATACTTGCCAGAGACGACGGCTTGCTGATGGCATCCGCGGCAAATCCGACCACCAATCGGGAGGTCGTTGCTGCAATGTCTGGATATATTGCAGCGACAGCGGAACGAATGAGAAAAGAACTTGGTCTTGGAGAGCTTCGTGACATCTCAGTAAGATGTTCTGCTGGTAAGGCGGTGTTCCGTAAGATCTCCCCGGCAGGCAGTCAGCCACTTATACTTGCAGCAATCATGCCAAATAATGTGCGTTATCACTCGCGCGCATTAGGAAAGGCAGCGACTAAGATCCGGCGATTATTAAAATAG
- a CDS encoding AAA family ATPase, giving the protein MSQYKIERVKTGVPGLDELIEGGFPKGDTILVAGKAGTGKSILATQFLYRGVVDYDEPGVLITLEEPPRLIKRNMMRFGMDLEKLEKSGKLAIVDLSPARTTSVNIEEYPSFDLSGLEAIIMHHVKRINAQRVVIDTISILAYKFKSRDILREEIFKMCANITRAGCTLLLTSEIPAQDTGFGVFDIEAFLASGVIVLYNEKISDTSRSRSIEVLKLRGSKHSSRIHSMRITDEGIRVWPGEISPGT; this is encoded by the coding sequence ATGAGTCAATACAAAATTGAACGAGTCAAGACAGGCGTCCCTGGTCTTGATGAGCTAATTGAAGGAGGCTTTCCAAAAGGTGATACTATCCTTGTGGCCGGAAAGGCTGGTACAGGAAAGAGTATCTTGGCAACACAGTTTCTATACCGTGGTGTTGTCGACTATGACGAGCCCGGTGTACTCATCACTCTGGAGGAACCGCCTCGCCTTATCAAACGAAACATGATGCGCTTTGGTATGGACCTTGAGAAGCTGGAGAAGTCTGGCAAGTTGGCTATTGTTGATCTTTCGCCTGCACGGACGACCTCTGTAAACATTGAGGAATACCCAAGTTTTGACCTGTCCGGGCTTGAAGCAATTATCATGCATCATGTGAAGCGGATCAATGCTCAACGGGTGGTCATCGATACTATCTCAATTCTGGCTTACAAGTTCAAGAGCCGCGACATCTTGCGTGAAGAAATCTTCAAGATGTGCGCGAATATAACTCGTGCGGGTTGCACGCTCTTATTGACGAGTGAGATTCCTGCACAGGATACTGGTTTCGGAGTGTTTGATATTGAAGCCTTTCTCGCGTCTGGAGTGATCGTTCTGTATAATGAAAAGATTAGTGACACTTCTCGTTCCCGATCGATTGAAGTCTTGAAGCTTAGAGGCTCTAAGCACAGTTCGCGAATCCATTCAATGCGTATCACTGACGAGGGGATTCGAGTCTGGCCGGGCGAGATCTCACCAGGCACCTAA